CAGGATGTAATGTGAACCTTGTATTCTATCTATGTACCATCCTTCAGCTTTCAAAATTTTTATTAACTCCTTTGGTTTCATGTTGTCCCCTCCTAACAATTATATAATAACACGTATAAATACGTATGTCAATAGGTTTTATAAAAAACAATGGGGTTTAGGGATTCTTTATTTTTTGACATGCGGAGTATTTTTTATAGGCTGGATATATGATACAGTTATTTAATACATTGAGAGAAGAAAACAGCTTAGTATAGGTCGTGGAGTGGTTGGAACGTTGCTTTTTAATCCTATTGCTGGAGCTGTTGGAGCTGTTACAAGCAAAAAACATTATGGATATGTGAAATGTTTAAAATGTGGTCATATGTGGCGAATAAGCTAAGAGCCTTTTAAAGGCTCTTATTTTTATGCTTAAAGAGGTGAGGTGAGGTGGCGAAAGGTAAATATCAGGAGTGGCTAACAAAAGAAGGACTTTTGAAATTGGAAGGTTGGGCCAAAGATGGCCTAACTGATGAGCAGATCGCAAGAATATGAGAATAAGCCTATCAACACTTTATGAATGGAAAAACAAGTTTTCGGAGATTTCGGAGTCCCTAAAAAAGGGCAAAGAAGTAGTTGACAGAGAAGTGGAAAATGCGTTATTGAAAGCAACCTTGGGATATGAATACGAGGAGGAAATTGTAAACAATAAGGGACAAATAGTCAGGGTAAAGAAACATGCTAAGCCAGACATAACAGCGATAATATTCTGGTTGAAGAATAGAAAACCAGATACTTGGCACGACAAGCAAGAATTCAACATCAAGAGTAATATCGGTGTTCAGATAATAGACGATATAGGCAGTGATAGCGATGACAACTCAACTGAAGCAGATTAAAATATCCGAAGTCATTACACCGGCTTTCTATGATTTTTGGCGTGTGTCAAATGCTGAAAAGTATCTGCGATATGTGTTGAAAGGTGGGCGTGGTTCAGGAAAATCAACGCATATTGCATTTAGAATTGTATATGAGGTGTAGATTTTGCCAAGGTAGACAAACAAGCCTTAGAAAAGGTGTTGAAAGAACCTTGGAGTGGAGAAAATTATAGCCAAAGAATTTGGGATAACAGAGATAAACTTGTCCAAGAACTGCAAACAAATTTGATGCAGGCATTTATTCGGGGAGATAGCATCGAACAAACAACAAAGATGCTGCAAGAGAGAATGAATGTATCATATTCCAAAGCAGTGCGAATTGTTAGAACAGAAACAAGTTATATTGCTAACCAAGCAACATTTGACAGCTATCAAGCCAGTGGGATAGTGAAAAAATATGAGTATTTGGCAACGCTTGATGACAGAACAAGTGAAATATGCCGCTCTATGGACGGAAAAGTGTTTAAGCTCACTGAAGCAATGGTAGGAATTAATTTTCCACCACTGCATCCGCATTGCAGGTCAACTGTTGTGCCATATTTTGATGATGAAGAAAATGTTGGCGAAAGAATTGCACGGGACAACAAAGGTAAAACTTATTATGTCCCAGCAGACATGACATATGAAGAGTGGTATAATAAACATATAAAACCTCAAACTTTACCTAAAAACATTGGCTTTAGAAAATTCATACTTACCTAAAGCGTTGATGGCTGATGGAGAGTTAAATATTTGGATTCCTGCTAATGCTATAATTGAAGATGTGCATGTAATAGCGGGTAAAGGAGTGGCTAAAGAATTAAAAGCAGCTAAAGCTCTAACAGAGAAATATGGTGGACAGCCAGAAGAGTGGCAAAAAGTTGTTGGGAGAGTAAAATCTGCAAGGTATGAATTTGATATTCACTGGTATCAAATAGGAGATAAAACATACGACTACAAAGTAAAAAGCTACAAGGAAAGGAGATCAAAGAATGAAGGTTAGATATGTTGGAGAGAGTTTTGGAGTTGACGGGTTAACAAATGGAAAGGTTTATGAGTGTCTTGGGGTTGAAGGACCGTTTTTAAGAATTATTGATGATTCAGGTGAAGATTATCTTTATTCGGCCAAAAGACCTGCTCCTATGGATCCTGATACTGGGCAAGGTGGAAAATGGGAAATTGTTGAAGATGATGAAAAAGGAACATTGAAAAAAGCAATATATGGATGAAAAGCACTCTCACAGTATTGAGAGTGCTTTTTTATATCGCCTTTTTGGTATTGCAGGCGTAAAAGAACAAGACATCACCGGACGCGACCGGGTTAAAAAGCGAAGATGAAAAATTAAGGGAGGTTTTCAAAGATGGATGAACTAAAAAAACTTTTAAGCAGCTTTGGACTTGCGACAGAACAAATTGAACAGGCTATGGGGGTGGTTAAAGAAACCTATAAGGATTACATTCCAAAATATAGATTTGATGAGATAAATGAAGCGAAGAAACAATTAGAAGTGCAGCTTCAAGAGAGAGATAAGCAGTTAGCAGAACTGAAAAAAGCAGTTGGCGAAAATGAGGAATTACGGAAACAAATTGAGGAATTGCAGAAAGCAAACAAAGCACAAATAGAAGAGTATCAAAATAAAATTCGCGATATGGCTGTTACAACGGCAATCAAATTGGCTGTAGCAGGACAGGCCCATGACCCAGACCTTATTGTAACGCTTTTAGATAAGAGCAAAATTGAGCTTGATGACAACGGTAATATAAAGAGTGGGCTTGAGGACCAATTAAAAACTATTAAGAAGCAAAAACCATTTTTATTTGTTTCTGAAGAACCGAAAAATCAAAATACACCAACTATTACCTTTAAAGGTGCAACTCCAGCGTTTCAATCCCTTATAGGTAGGCTAAAAACAAATAAAGAGTTTTTGGATTTATATAATGAATATTGTTTCAATCCCTTAGAGGTAGGCTAAAAACCTCAATTC
This sequence is a window from Caldicellulosiruptoraceae bacterium PP1. Protein-coding genes within it:
- a CDS encoding NINE protein; the protein is MLSPPNNYIITRINTYVNRFYKKQWGLGILYFLTCGVFFIGWIYDTVI
- a CDS encoding helix-turn-helix domain-containing protein — its product is MRISLSTLYEWKNKFSEISESLKKGKEVVDREVENALLKATLGYEYEEEIVNNKGQIVRVKKHAKPDITAIIFWLKNRKPDTWHDKQEFNIKSNIGVQIIDDIGSDSDDNSTEAD
- a CDS encoding minor capsid protein, which gives rise to MKEPWSGENYSQRIWDNRDKLVQELQTNLMQAFIRGDSIEQTTKMLQERMNVSYSKAVRIVRTETSYIANQATFDSYQASGIVKKYEYLATLDDRTSEICRSMDGKVFKLTEAMVGINFPPLHPHCRSTVVPYFDDEENVGERIARDNKGKTYYVPADMTYEEWYNKHIKPQTLPKNIGFRKFILT